The following DNA comes from Nymphaea colorata isolate Beijing-Zhang1983 unplaced genomic scaffold, ASM883128v2 scaffold0069, whole genome shotgun sequence.
TTCATGACTGGTCAAGAAGACATTGAGTGCACCTGCAGACTGATCCAAGATAAGCTAGATACTCTTTAAAACGCACCTAAACTCCTTATTCTGCCGATCTATTCACAGCTACGTTCTGAAGAACAAGCAAAAATTTTCGAAAGTTCATAATTGAGGAAGTGCATCGTGGCCACTAACATTGCAGAGACTTCTCTCACACTCGATGGAGTAAAGTATGTGATTGATACAGGATTCTGCAAGCTGAAAGTGTATAACCCAAGAATAGGTATGGATGCTCTTCAAATCACTCCCATTTCTCAAGCCAATGCTAACCAGAGAGCAGGTAGAGCAGGAAGAACGGGTCCCGGACATTGCTATAGGCTTTACTCAGCCCACATCTTCAGAGAAGATCTTTTGAAAACAATATCCCTGAAATACAGAGAACCAACTTATGTAATGTGGTTTACTGCTGAAAAGTTGAACATTGACAACTTGCTCTAGTTTGATTTCATGGATCCTCCTCCTCAAGATACTATCCTAAGTTCTATGTATCAGTTGTGGGTGTTGGGGCTCTTGATAACCTTGGTCATCTCACTCCTCTTGGCAGGAAAATGGCTGAATTCCCTGTTGATCCACCCTTTCCAAGATGATCATAGTCTCTAATGACTTGGAGTGCCTCAGCGAAGTCATCACCATCGTGTCTATGCTCTCAGTTCCAAGCATCTTTTACAAGCCAAAGGACCAGCTTCAATAGGCATAATCAGCAAGAGAAAAGTTATTGATCCCCGAAAGCGACCATCTCACATATTTGAACATTTATGAGCAATGGAAGAAGCACAACTTCAGTGCATAGTGGTGTCGGGATCATTTCCTGCAATTTAAATCCCTGAAAAAGGTGGGAGAAGTTAGATCTCAGCTGATGGATATTGCTAAAGAGCTCGGTTTTAAGATGACAAGCTGCTAGTACAACTACGATATGGTCCGAAAGGCCGTCTGTTCTGGCTACTTCATTAATGCAGCCAAAGTGAAAGGTATCGGAGATTACGTTAACATGCGTACAGGTGTTCCTTGTAGGCTGCATATGAGTAGCGCTCTTCTATGCCTTGGTCACATCCCCTAGTATGTTGTGTATCACGAGTTGGTGATGACATCAAGATAGTACATGAATTGTGTGACCATGGTGGATCCTCATTGGCTGGCAGAAATGGGTCCTATGTTCTTCAGTATTAAAACAGACCTCAACAAATCCAAGGCTGATATTGATAAGTAAGGTCAGAGTTTTATCTTTAAGCAAATTGAGTAggccaaaaagaagaaagaggagatggAGCTTAAAAGATAAATCGAGGAAGAAAAAGCAAGGCATGTGCGTATGGGCAAGGCCAACTTTGTAGTGGAGGCAGGAAAGGGAGGAAAATGGAGTACTCCACGCACGCAGTGGTCAATCAGCGTTCTGAGTGATATCAATTACCATAATGCTTTATATTAAGTATTATGTATGTTTATAGGGAATGCAGATCAATCGTCTTTCTTCTTTCCCAAAATTTGGAGGATTTTGAGGAAAAGACTGATGATATCGGTGTAGAGGATGACAGAGCCGAGGATGTAGTCGTCTAAGGTCAACTCCTTATTTTTGCCTCCCAAAATCAATTGGGTATCAATGATGATGTAGATGCTGTAGACTCCAGACATAAGGAAGGCGATTCCCGTAACGACCATGCTGctcttcaagaagaaaagattgatGAGAGAGATGGTGATAGCAGCCCAGCTTAGCGAATACAAAAGGCCTAAATTAAAATTGTCTTACTCTTTCCGTAGGATCGATATGACGTGTAATCCTCAGTTGTAGTCATGGCGCAGTAAGTGAGTCCCAAAGTGGCCGAAAGTGTGGCAACGGCTGAGAGGAGTACGCTTTCGGCAGTGTACAGGGCGCATACATATGAAACCAGGTATGATTCGCAAAGGGTGAAGATGCCCAGCACGATGTAGTTCGTGGGGAACGATTTGGTGAATTTGCCAATGACTGAGATAAATCATGAATTACATAGCGAGAGGAGTGAAACGATACTGAGGACCAGTGTTGTCCAGAAGGCCCAGGTTTGCTGTGCTTGGAATTTAGCGAATGATCGGAAAGTAAAATTGCACCATACTACGAAGACAGTAACCATCAGCTCTACTGAGAGGACTGAGTAGACCTTCTTCACAAAGTTTTGACGGGCTCCTGCGCCGAGAGTTGGGTGAGAATAGCCTTCTTGATACATTGTCC
Coding sequences within:
- the LOC116268041 gene encoding LOW QUALITY PROTEIN: pre-mRNA-splicing factor ATP-dependent RNA helicase DEAH7-like (The sequence of the model RefSeq protein was modified relative to this genomic sequence to represent the inferred CDS: inserted 10 bases in 8 codons; deleted 2 bases in 1 codon; substituted 16 bases at 16 genomic stop codons), with product MEDEDHDQQRVMLMVHDLKPPFLDGNIXYTTQMSQIQVVKDPLSDMAILAKKGSAVVKELRERNERQRTKQKEDAENDRLKKLLKNKKKRRRIRDKNERXRISRYKDGAKFSSLSGKRVAATDFSRNKTLKQQRXMLPVYXVRDEIRKIIRENKVVIIVGETGSGKTTQMTQYLLEDXYGKTGIIGCTQPRRVAAVSVAKRVSXEMNSXLGSIVGYSIRFEDCTSNQTVIKYMTDGVLLRESLNDDXLEMYSAIIMDEAHERSLNTDXLFGILKKVAQKRRDIKIIITSATMNAXKFSAFFGNAPIFEIPGRIFPVQXIFLKGSSTDYVDAAVKKAVAIHLQQPPGDILIFMTGQEDIECTCRLIQDKLDTLXNAPKLLILPIYSQLRSEEQAKIFESSXLRKCIVATNIAETSLTLDGVKYVIDTGFCKLKVYNPRIGMDALQITPISQANANQRAGRAGRTGPGHCYRLYSAHIFREDLLKTXIPEIQRTNLCNVVXTAEKLNIDNLLXFDFMDPPPQDTILSSMYQLWVXGALDNLGHLTPLGRKMAEFPVDPPXSKMIIVSNDLECLSEVITIVSMLSVPSIFYKPKDQLQXAXSAREKLLIPESDHLTYLNIYEQWKKHNFSAXWCRDHFLQFKSLKKVGEVRSQLMDIAKELGFKMTSCXYNYDMVRKAVCSGYFINAAKVKGIGDYVNMRTGVPCRLHMSSALLCLGHIPXYVVYHELVMTSRXYMNCVTMVDPHWLAEMGPMFFSIKTDLNKSKADIDK